A genomic region of Aspergillus oryzae RIB40 DNA, chromosome 1 contains the following coding sequences:
- the atgI gene encoding autophagy protein ATG9 (integral membrane protein) has protein sequence MMTSNILSRFLPPNGSPSVYETLRQQDAESNPSDVEERAGLEFEDDRRTQFSDRELEEAMVDAARDGIRSPSPSPSEPFLTQRSPQRTSGTATAKTGGRRRKHSRPRWMHQDPDDGDDDVPPSLLVEGHQDDDEMRSRLPPPPPSHRHPQRELSPAPGPSSRADRARWNTTREQLPLHNDGRGQRPGVIWSLGHPNLASVDPKEKAMWLWANVENLDNFLKDVYTYFLGNGIWSILLNRGLSLLTFAFVVGFSTFLTNCIDYRNFRGSRKMDDILIQQCTKKMSMSSTFLLWLLTVFWIGKAFQYLMDIRRLKHMHDFYYYLLGISDSEIQTISWQEVVSRLMTLRDANPATAGAVSARHRKFMGSQSKQRMDAHDIANRLMRKENYLIALVNKDILDLTLPIPFLRNRQLFSQTLEWNINLCIMDYVFNDQGQVRTLFLKDTHRKALSEGLRRRFIFAGIMNIFVAPFIVVYFLMHYFFRYFNEYKKNPAQIGSRQYTPLAEWKFREFNELWHLFERRVNMSYPFASRYVDQFPKDKTVQVAGFVAFVSGALASVLALVSIIDPELFLGFEITHDRTVLFYLGVFGSVWAFARGLVPEETNVFDPEFALLEVIDFTHYFPNHWKGRLHSDEVRKEFAVLYQMKIVIFLEEILSMIFTPFILWFSLPKCSDRLIDFFREFTVHVDGMGYLCSFAVFDFKKGTNVISQGGTGRRESGRQDLRADYFSTKDGKMLASYYGFLDNYGGNRPANPSSRRQFHPPPAFPTLGSPSAIEMGNIGERLERTQTRHGPAATFMGQQSGLGPGFGAAGFGDHASPAPSILLDPHHQPTASDFRTANRSALYPRFRSSRPVRPITDPIEDDNESPSAEIRRGAVKKSPHTTTGSSGGAIGTSDSNLGESWRMNLIGDELDKDTGEDGENVDEIAGNAGVLGLIQQFQKVSKDNRGRTTVGI, from the exons atgatgacatcAAATATATTATCCCgcttccttcctccgaaCGGCTCGCCATCGGTCTACGAAACGCTTCGGCAGCAGGACGCAGAATCGAATCCTTCGGATGTTGAAGAGCGTGCGGGATTGGAATTTGAAGATGATCGGAGGACTCAATTTAGTGACCGTGAGTTGGAAGAGGCCATGGTCGATGCTGCGAGAGACGGCATACGGAGTCCGAGCCCCAGCCCGAGCGAGCCGTTCCTGACTCAACGGAGCCCACAGAGAACCTCTGGCACAGCAACTGCTAAAACTGGTGGCCGGCGGCGAAAACACAGTCGTCCTCGGTGGATGCACCAGGACCCCGACgacggtgatgatgatgtaccTCCATCCCTTCTAGTAGAAGGACACCAGGATGACGACGAGATGAGGTCTCGACTTCCcccacctcctccttctcatcgtcatccgCAGCGAGAACTTTCTCCTGCCCCTGGTCCTTCATCACGTGCAGACCGGGCTCGTTGGAATACAACAAGGGAACAGCTACCGCTACACAATGATGGCAGGGGCCAACGTCCCGGGGTAATCTGGTCGCTGGGGCATCCTAACTTGGCCTCAGTAGATCCCAAAGAGAAAGCCATGTGGCTGTGGGCAAACGTGGAGAATCTGGACAACTTTCTGAAGGATGTTTATACGTACTTCCTAGGGAATGGAATATGGTCAATTTTGCTGAACCGGGGTTTAAGCCTTTT GACATTTGCTTTCGTTGTGGGATTTAGTACTTTTCTCACCAACTGCATCGATTATCGCAATTTTCGAGGAAGTAGGAAAATGGATGACATACTCATCCAACAGTGCACTAAGAAGATGTCTATGTCCTCTACCTTCTTACTTTGGCTTTTGACTGTTTTTTGGATTGGAAAGGCCTTTCAGTACTTGATGGATATAAGAAGGCTCAAGCACATGCATGACTTTTACTACTATTTGCTTGGAATCTCTGATAGCGAGATCCAAACGATCTCCTGGCAAGAGGTTGTGAGCCGACTGATGACTCTTAGAGACGCGAACCCTGCCACTGCCGGGGCAGTCTCTGCCAGACATCGCAAGTTCATGGGAAGCCAGTCCAAGCAGAGGATGGATGCTCACGATATCGCAAACCGATTGATGCGTAAAGAGAATTACTTGATCGCTTTGGTGAACAAAGACATACTAGATTTGACTCTCCCAATACCGTTCCTCCGAAACAGGCAACTATTTTCGCAGACGCTAGAATGGAACATCAATCTCTGCATTATGGACTATGTTTTTAATGACCAGGGCCAAGTACGAACCTTGTTCCTGAAGGACACCCACCGAAAAGCCTTGAGCGAGGGCCTGCGGCGGCGATTCATCTTCGCAGGTATCATGAATATCTTCGTAGCCCCCTTTATTGTCGTTTACTTCTTGATGCATTATTTTTTCCGCTATTTTAACGAGTACAAGAAGAACCCAGCCCAGATTGGATCCCGGCAGTATACCCCCTTAGCCGAATGGAAGTTCCGCGAGTTTAATGAACTCTGGCATCTATTCGAGCGCCGCGTCAACATGTCGTATCCTTTTGCTAGTCGCTATGTGGACCAATTTCCTAAGGATAAGACTGTCCAGGTTGCTGGCTTTGTGGCGTTCGTTTCCGGCGCCCTAGCGTCCGTACTGGCCCTGGTATCCATCATAGATCCAGAACTTTTTCTGGGCTTTGAAATCACTCATGACCGGACCGTCCTTTTCTACCTGGGTGTTTTTGGCTCTGTCTGGGCTTTTGCCCGAGGCTTAGTTCCGGAAGAAACAAATGTGTTTGATCCCGAGTTCGCACTTCTTGAAGTGATTGACTTCACCCACTATTTCCCGAATCATTGGAAAGGACGGTTGCACAGTGACGAAGTTCGGAAGGAGTTTGCTGTGCTTTACCAGATGAagatcgtcatcttcttAGAAGAGATCCTGAGCATGATCTTCACACCGTTTATTCTCTGGTTCAGCCTGCCTAAATGCAGCGATCGTCTTATCGACTTCTTCCGGGAGTTCACTGTGCATGTGGATGGCATGGGATATCTCTGCTCATTTGCCGTATTTGATTTCAAGAAAGGCACCAACGTCATTAGTCAAGGCGGTACGGGACGACGAGAGAGCGGGAGGCAGGACCTGCGGGCGGATTACTTTTCAACTAAGGATGGCAAAATGCTCGCATCTTACTATGGCTTTTTGGATAATTATGGTGGTAATCGCCCTGCGAACCCGTCCAGTCGCCGTCAGTTCCACCCTCCACCTGCCTTTCCGACGCTGGGGTCGCCGTCTGCCATTGAGATGGGTAATATCGGTGAGCGGCTGGAACGAACTCAAACACGGCATGGCCCAGCAGCTACTTTTATGGGGCAACAATCGGGCTTGGGCCCTGGCTTTGGGGCCGCAGGCTTTGGCGATCACGCGTCTCCCGCACCATCTATCCTCCTTGACCCGCATCATCAACCGACAGCGTCAGATTTCCGAACGGCAAACCGCTCTGCCCTTTATCCACGGTTCAGGTCGTCGCGTCCAGTGCGACCCATTACTGACCCAATCGAGGACGACAATGAATCACCCTCAGCAGAGATCCGCCGTGGTGCTGTCAAGAAGTCGCCACATACAACGACGGGATCCAGCGGTGGCGCTATCGGTACCAGTGATAGCAACCTGGGAGAGTCCTGGCGGATGAACTTGATAGGGGATGAACTTGATAAGGATACGGGTGAGGACGGAGAGAATGTCGACGAGATTGCTGGGAACGCAGGGGTTTTAGGGCTTATCCAGCAATTTCAAAAGGTCAGCAAGGACAACCGCGGACGCACCACAGTTGGGATATAG